TGAAGCGATTTAGTTGGTTATCTGCTGCTTATACAGCGAGTATCACCTTTTTAGTGTTTTTGTTTTTACCAGAAGATACGCTCTCCTTTCTTCCAACGAGTTGGGTGGATGGACTGAACCAAGCCAGCATCATATTTATGCCTATACTTATTGGTACACTACTCATTGTTGAAGCGGTATTAATGAAGCGTCAGCATAGCAACTCCTCCTTCCCACAATACATAAAAGGAAGCAGGGGTAAAATCATCGGGCAGCATCGCGTGAAAAAACTAGCACTCATCCCAGCATTCTTCCTCATCCCTGGAGGTGCCATTGAACCTTTCGCTCCGTGGTGGCCAACCTTTTCCATAGGGGGGGGAAGCTTTGGACTCATGCTCGTTCCTCTCTTAATTGGATATGAACTTGTTATAAAAGGAATCTCGCCGAAACGAGCAGCTTCTCAATTAGGAAATTACCTAATCGTGCTCTCCTTCATTGTCATTGGACTTGGGATAGGTGGCATGTATGTGCCTATGCTTTCGCTCATTGGAGTAGTTGTTGCCTTCTTAGGACGTGAAGTCAGTGCATTTATTGTGAAGTGGAAGGATCAAGGACACAATCCTTATTTCACCCCACGTCACGATGGACTTCCAGTGCTTGGTGTCATTCCCCATTCAACAGCCGATAAAATGGGTCTCCTTGTAGGCGAACGAATAGAAAAAGTGAACAATTATCACGTTTCCAATGAAGAGGAATTTCACAAAGCACTTCAATCCAATGGAGCCTACTGCAAAATCGAAGTCCGCGACACAAATGGAGAGATACGTTTCGCCCAGCGCGCAATGTATGAAGGCGATCATTATGAACTAGGATTAGTATTCGTCAAAGACCGCCATCGGAAAGAAGACTCAAAAGGAATGAAGGTTTCTCAATAATGGGACGGAGGGACAGGTTCCTCGTCTCATTTTATTTCGGGAATTGCTAGGATGAGGAACCTGTCCCTCATCTCTAAATGACACGTTCTATATGGAACGTGTTTTTTTATGGATTGAGTTCACACGTTTGGTTTGAAATAATTGGTAATTAGCGTGGTTCCATTAAAGTAGTTAACAAAATAGTGAGAGATGACATTGTTTTTCTTTATGGTTTAGTTTTTATTTTCTTTGGAGTGATTCCTAATGAGTAAAAAAAAGAAACGTATGATATATATTGTTATGACAAGTATTCTCATAATAGGGTTGGTTATTTTTGGTGACAGACTTTCCTCATACAGGGAGTTATTACATAGAAATTATGTTGATGGGTTTGTCTCCTATTCACTGTCGAATTCCGTGATAACTGAATTAGATAAAGAGAGCATAGAGCAATTAACTATAAAAAGTGGAGAAAAAATGCTAGCACTGGAGCCTATTGTGGTATGTTCTAATGTTGAAGATTGTAAAAACTCTCAAATACCCACCATAAATGGAAAAGCTCCAAAGTATCCAACAATAAAAAGTGTTCATTCGGGAGATGAGATATTAGTTGATTTTAAGAATATGGATCCTGATGAAAGGGGGCTTACTACTATAAGAAATGGAGATCAACTAGTAGGATTTTTGAAAAATAATAGAATTGAAGTCATCCATGCTGGAGCGGATTTCGTTCTCTATAAAGTTTATGCAAAGTGGAAAAATAAACATCAGGACTCATATGGCATACTAGTTTATATATTTGAAGCGAACATATCACATAAAAGTTAAGTTTTTTATCCTTTTCATTGTTTTATACAAAGAAAAAAAGATTATAAGAAGGGGCTCGTGTAATGTGAAACAAGAATGAGAGAGAGTTAAGTCAATTAAAGGTGGCTGTTAGAAGGAATTTTTGCTAATAAACTTAAGTAAATAAAGACCTTATTCTTTATTGGGATGGAGGGACAGGTCCCTCATCCCAATTATTTCGGAAACCGAAGGGACGAGGTACACTGTCCCTTCGTCCCATTTTAAAAGAACCTTCTACCTCTAAAACCGCCGAAACCTCTGCGTCCAAATGGTCCAAATCCTCGCGGCCCAAATCCCCTACGTCCGAATGGTCCAAACCCGCCGAAGCCACGTCGTCTAAACCCTACACGATTGTATGGTCCGAAAAATGGCATACATGAATCATCCTTTCCTGTTTATTTGAAAGACAATGTTACACGAACTTCCATTGATGTATCCTATTCTTGCCCACCTTGTGATGTATAGGTGTCTATATCTAGTATAGGTATTCTGAGGAAAGAGTCTAAGTCGGGGGTTAATTATGTAGTGGGACGAGGGACCTGTCCCCCCATCCCACCTTCATTAGTCGTAAAACCATTTCTGGATTTCTTCGATGGTTGTGGGGTGGTTTCTGTCTCTTAATACCGTGTAGACTCCTGCAATTTCAACTCCGCATAATACGATGATCGTTAGGATTCCAGTAATCATTTGCCATTTTCCTTTCTTTATTTGGAATTTGGCTTTACTATATGGTATGAAATGCGTTTCAGAGCAAGAGGTTTTTTAATAGATTTTTCATTATTGTCGAGGTGTTATGATGGCGAATATTAAGGATGTTGCACGTTATGCGAATGTATCCGTAACAACCGTATCAAGGGTGTTGAATGGGCATCCATATGTCACAAATGAAAAACGAGAAGCCGTAGAAGAAGCTATGGAAGCACTGCATTATCGACAAAACATGAATGCCATTCACTTATCAAAAGGAAAAACACGCTTACTAGGAGTCGTCATTCCCTTTGTAGATCACCCTTATTTTTCACTGTTGCTTAATGGGATGTCCAAAGAGGCACTACATCAAGAGCACACGTTGGTGTTGATTCAAACCAATTATGATGCGATGAAGGAACTGGAAGCCCTTGAGATGCTGAAGTACAAGCAAATTGATGGATTGATTATCGCCTCCCGTTCGAATACATGGGACGTTGTGGAGGGTTATACAGAATTTGGACCGATTGTCGTTTGTGAAGATCGTTCTTCTGATGTGGTGTCTTCTGTGTCTATTCGACATTATGATGCTTTTTATGAAGGAATGCAGCATCTTATCGAGAAAGGTCATCAGAAGATTGGTTTTTGTATAGCGAGGAAAACAGGAACCAACAGTCAATTACGCTATCAGGGGTATCGAGATACATTACATACGATACAAGCTGATTATAAAGAGGAATGGATTTTTTCCAATTGTTTATCGATTGAAGATGGTGAACGAGTTGTGGATGCCTATCAGTCCCTCGATGACAAGCCTACTGCTCTTCTTGTAACCAGTGACCAAGTAGCTGCGGGGATTCGGATGGAATGCCAAAAACGTAATATTGCAGTACCAGAGGAACTGGCTATTTTAGGGTTTGATAATCATCCCATTGCCCGGGCGTTAGACCTTTCTACCATTGAATTACCACTTCATGAGGTGGGGAGGAAATTGGTCACAAGTGCATTAGATGGGAACAGGACGATATATACACAATACGGGTTTTCGCTTATTGAGCGAGGAAGTGTGTAATCTGATCGAGGTGAAGGATTCTTGCTTACTTCATGCTTCATAGAATTGGTGGATCGCTCATAAATTCCAAATCTCTCTCATAAATCAAAAATATCGCTCATAAATACCATTCATCATATAAAAACAAAAAGTCATTGTCCGTGACTAAGTAGATTCGGTTGTGAAGTAGAAAACACGATATCACAAGGTAAATAGCCATAACTTTAGACAACGAAATCACACAAGAAAACACAGAGGCATTTTTAACATCCATCTGCGTTTTTTTATAATATATTGACTTGTTCTTCAACGCACCCGTTAGTGAAATACTCAGATCCAGTTGTATCTTAACTTATTTTCATTTCTAATCTGCTTGATAAGCATCTTCATATATATCAATAGAATCTTTATTAATATGTGTGATTATAATTTCCTTTAACTCAGACACAGTTAAGTTCGAATTCTCCTGATTCGTTTTAGAAGAGTACAATGCGTTTTTTGCATCTACCATATAACCTTTTAATGTTTTCAATAAGGTCAATTCCTCTTCATCCAGTTGACCATCTTCGCTTAACGGTGGCACATAAAATGATACATCGCCACTCATATTATATCCATGCAAAAAATTAGATGCCTCTCGGAAAAAACTAGTTGGATAAATGTTATGGCTTAAAAAGTTGTATCCATTATCAACAATTGTGTTCGTTTTTAATAAATCATTTTCTAATCTACCAATTGCTTCATTCAATTCCTCGTCCTCTAGTTTGCCTTCAAGTAATGTATCAACTCTTGTTATTGACATATCAAGGGAATTATAAAAATGATTAAGGAATAAATCAAATTGTCGCTGTTCTTCCTTGTATTCTTTAAAATATAAATACGATGAGACACTTAAAATAATTGTCATAATACTGATTAAATAAATTAATAACCTTTTTGCATTTATCATAAGTAATATCCTTTCCTATATCGCTTAGAAAGCCTTGAATCTTCAACTATCCTGCGTCTAAGTACAATCTTTCGCATACTCTATACTTTAGCAATAAACCTTTTACTACTAGAAAATTATTACAATCAACTATACTAAATAGCGTAGGTTTTGACCATGGTTTTAGCATTATTTCAACGTGTGAACAATAGCTATTGTCATGTTGTTAAACCCCTATGCTATTTTCAATGTTAAACCATAGCAATCCTTGTCATATCATTAAATAGAAACAAGCGAATTCCTGTGCGAATTCGCTTGTTAAAAGTCTTGCTATTTTAACTTTTCTACCTCTGAACTGCATAGTCCGTGACAATGCCTTTCAAAATTTTTCTGTCATTCATAGTCAGAAAATACATCTTGCATAATGTAATAGGATTTCTTTAATCGTTCTTGATGTTTCGGTTGATTCCACTTTTCCCAAGAGTAGGTATAGAAGTCTCCAATTTGATTTTCTCCGTCAGAAGGAAGGATGCTCGTTACGCTTCCATCTTTGTCATGCGTAATGAAGGAGAAGCCAATTTCATCAAGCTCTTCGCTTCCTTTTAGTCCTTCCTCCCACAAGTTGGTCATGATGGTTCGTTGACTAGGATCTTTTACGTTCAACATTAACCATGGAATGCGAATCTCAAGTGTATTTCCTTCAATAGAATAGTCTGTTAGGGAATTGTACTGTTCTGATTTCGGATTTCCATTACCATGAGTCAGTACACCAGTTTTATATGAGGAAAAAGGTATAGTTTCCTCCGAAACCGGAATGGTCATCTCCTTATTTAAAGCTAATCGAATCGGATGGAAAGTCCCATTATTGTTCTGCGATGCGTAGTCCTTTTCCTCAATCATATTTAGCTGATCTCCGTATTGGTAATAAAACGGATCATAGTAACTATCTACTTTCATTTCAGCCTGTTCTTTTCCTTGAATCTCTATTTTGAAGTCAATCCCTTGCTTGCTTTTTACGTTGTTTACAACCTGTAATTGACCTTGATTTTGAATGGTATCTAAACCTATCGTCAAGTTCTCTTCCTCAAAAGAGAATGAATCTCCCATTTGGAATCGCATATACAGGTATCGTTCATCATGATCAGCTGTTACACGATTGATAGTGCCTGTATTGTCGTCTTCATATAAAGGCTCGTTACTCCATTGCTTCCCTTTTCCATCCACTTTTTGCTTATGACGGTCAAAGCTTAACAGACCAAATTGCTGTTCATTTGTTTGTGTATTGGACCAAGAGGGTCTTCTGTTTGGGTCATCAAGCTCCATTGTATTCCATGTTCGCTTAAACCATTCATCTTGCCATGTAAATACGAGACCACCCATGTAGCCCTCATGCATAATATCTTCGAATAAATGTTTGTTAATGTTTCCTTGCTGTTTCTCTGATAAATTCCCTTGATTCCAGCCGTAAGGATTTTTATGGGTCATACCTCTGGAAGAAGGGACACCAAATTCAGCTACTAGTACAGGCATATCATGAGCATTCTTTAGATCGTGTAAGTAACCAGCGTAACTATTCTTTTCTCCACGGTGATCTTCATAGTTTAGATAATCCTTTGAATAGTTCATAAAATCCGGGTAGTACGGATAGACATGATAGGATGCAAAAGTACCTGGCTTAAACGTATCCTTCATGTTAATGACATTTGGATCAACACCTACTAAGTCCTCCTCTTCGGAAGGTTCCATTGGATGGTCTAATAAATCTGTCGTTACCCAATTTGTAAAACTAATCGGACGTTGCCATTTGTAGTTTTCCATTTCATAAGAGATGGTGTGTTCCATCATCTCAGCTAACCAGTGCTCAAATGGGGATGCCTTTTCTGTGTATACATAGTCACCATCGAACTGTCCGATGTCTTGGTGTTCTTTATTGGTGTTCTCGACCATATAAGGATACCATTCAATTCCTAAAATCCATCCAGCTACATACTGAGAGACATCGGCGGTATAATTTCCGCTCGCATGTCCAGGTTTCTCCGGGATTTCTTTATTACCGTGAATGACATCTACAATGGTTTCGATTTCGTTTTTAAATCCATTCACACTTTCGGAGGAGAAAGCATCTAGTGTTTCTTCTAATGGCTTTTCATCAACCCATGCGCCATGAAATATATATATAGGGTTTTCGGCTTGGGCGTTATAACGCTTCAGTGCTCGATAAAATCCAGGTGGGTGAATCGTGTACACGCGTATAGCAGTTGCATTCATCTCGCCAATTTGTTTGAACCAACGTGCGTATTCTTGTTCAGAAATGGCAGCTTCACCAGGGAAAGCTCCTGGTTTACCCATCCCAATATTGACCCCTTTTATGACGGTTTCGCTCCATTCACCGTTCTGGTAAATCTCGAAGCGGTTACCACTAACTCGAGTCGGATAGGAGATATCGTTTTCGTGATAAGCCTCAGAGCTCTGCGTCTTTTTGCTTTCCGACTCTTTATCAGTTTCAGCTAATATCGTCTCCATCATTGGTACGTATGTTTCCCAATAGAATTGTTGTGGACTTTTCTTGAAACCAAATGAAAGGTGTTGTCTAATCGTGGAAATGCCTTTATAGCGATAAACAGGCGGAACGTTTGCTGTATCAACAAAATCTCCGGCAAAATAATAAGCGGGAAATCCATCTTGTGTGGTTTTCGTTACTGCAGGGAACTGAAAAGGTATCCCGTTTTGTTCCAGCTTGTTCTTTCCACTTTCTTTTAATCCCCAGTTATAATTCGCCATTACTTCTTCATCGCTAGCGGGCTCAATAATATCAAACCAGTACATATAAGCAGGACTTTCTTTTAAATTGAAGAAAGATTGTCCCTTCTTAGAAAAGTCGACTGTTAACCCTTTTTTGTTAACATCTTCATTTTCTTTTAGCACAACAATTCGATTATCCTCATGGACCAATACATACCCCGCTCCGGAGTAGTCCCATGATTCTCCTGTCGTTTTTCGGTATTGTTCGACTACCCAGTTAGGAACTTCTGATTGTTGATTCGGATTTAATTCAGTAAAGTACCTTCCTGTCCATCCGGTCCATTCTACATTTAATAAACTTTCCATCGATTTTCTTGTTTTATCATCTGTAGGATTACCAAACGTATTGAATTCTGCTACGAGTGTGGACGGATTTTTGAATAAATAACGCCTCATTTTTTCAACTTCGGTATAGGAAAGACCTCCATAGTTTTCTTTATTATTTTTTTCTAAAAGTGTTCCTTGGTGTTGACCATATGTATCGGCTACATATATCATATCGTGATCTTGCAATTGATCGGGGAAGGGGGTGTAGGAATATTTATCTTCACCTTTAGGCTTAACTCCAATGTATTCTTCATTAGAATAGGAACTTCCATCATTCTGGGTGAAGTTTTTGTGATTTAGTAACCAGGTTAGGCCTTTATGTTCTCTATAGGAGTCATCGGGGACGGTTTTATCTACAAGTAAGACATCAAGTTTTTCATTTGGCTCCACTAACCACCATAAAAGCGGGGTCAAGAAGAAAGTAATAATTACCAGAGTGATCCCAATCCATTTTTTCATAGTAAGTAGCTCCTTATCGAAATAGTCTACCTATAACCATACGTTTATTTTATAAGAATTAAGTCCGACATCGAAAGATATGAGATGAAATGACTAGAAATGTTGCAGTATTATGTCGAAATACCCAAGACTTTCGTTTTCTTTCTGACTAATATACTGGAAAAGTGTTGAATTAACAAAATTTACCCCTTACTATTTTGATTAGTTAGAATTTACAAAAAATTAACACAATAAGGGTAGGGGGAGTACAAGTGAAGAATAGAAGAATTCTTTCTTCTGCATTAGCGATGGCATTGGCATTTGGACCTCTTTCAGTCCATGCTGCTCCATCGACGGGAGATGTAAAAGAAAACACGTCGTCACATGGTCAATACGAAGGTGGATCTCCATTTGATATGGCGATTGCCAATGATGAACGACTAATTGAAATGTTGAAGGAAAAAGGGGAAATTTCCAAAAACGCTTCACCAAAAGAGGCACAGAAGGCTCTGAATAACTTTTTACAGTCTAAAGCACAATCGGCTGAAAAAGAAAAAGGAGAACTTTACAAAGATAAGGAAAAAGTGAAAGATAAGCTTAAAAAACAAATGGAAAACAATAGCCTAACAAATGGGAATGGGAATAGTCTTGGACAAGCCAAGAAAGATATACCGGATTCTGTAAAAAAGGAAGCTTATAATGGTGAAGTACGAGAGGATAAGGTACTGGTGCTATTAATTGAGTATCCTGATAAGCCTCACGGTACATTAAAAGAAGAAGATACAGATATGTATTATGAAGATGACGAAAAGGCTTATTCTCCAGAGCATTATGAAGATATGCTATTCGGAGATGGTGGCTGGACAGGCCCTGATGGCAAACAATATGCATCGATGAAACAATA
This DNA window, taken from Pontibacillus yanchengensis, encodes the following:
- a CDS encoding PDZ domain-containing protein translates to MESWLLEVAKGIGRLFLHPLFYWAICLTFLASIARIKRERRDFGIKLFNIFSEWKGTWGTSLLAGLILSIITISSGIVFPYAMVLLWTAIVILVTIMKRFSWLSAAYTASITFLVFLFLPEDTLSFLPTSWVDGLNQASIIFMPILIGTLLIVEAVLMKRQHSNSSFPQYIKGSRGKIIGQHRVKKLALIPAFFLIPGGAIEPFAPWWPTFSIGGGSFGLMLVPLLIGYELVIKGISPKRAASQLGNYLIVLSFIVIGLGIGGMYVPMLSLIGVVVAFLGREVSAFIVKWKDQGHNPYFTPRHDGLPVLGVIPHSTADKMGLLVGERIEKVNNYHVSNEEEFHKALQSNGAYCKIEVRDTNGEIRFAQRAMYEGDHYELGLVFVKDRHRKEDSKGMKVSQ
- a CDS encoding LacI family DNA-binding transcriptional regulator — translated: MMANIKDVARYANVSVTTVSRVLNGHPYVTNEKREAVEEAMEALHYRQNMNAIHLSKGKTRLLGVVIPFVDHPYFSLLLNGMSKEALHQEHTLVLIQTNYDAMKELEALEMLKYKQIDGLIIASRSNTWDVVEGYTEFGPIVVCEDRSSDVVSSVSIRHYDAFYEGMQHLIEKGHQKIGFCIARKTGTNSQLRYQGYRDTLHTIQADYKEEWIFSNCLSIEDGERVVDAYQSLDDKPTALLVTSDQVAAGIRMECQKRNIAVPEELAILGFDNHPIARALDLSTIELPLHEVGRKLVTSALDGNRTIYTQYGFSLIERGSV